In Campylobacter sp. VBCF_01 NA2, one DNA window encodes the following:
- a CDS encoding metal-sulfur cluster assembly factor, with protein sequence MKDKIYTALRAVIDPEVGFDVVSLGLIYGVSVDENKNATITMTLSTRSCPLHEMMIEWVRNGASSVDGVKNVQIELVWEPAWNIEMAQDHVKKALGKI encoded by the coding sequence ATAAAGGATAAAATCTACACTGCACTTCGCGCTGTAATCGACCCTGAGGTGGGCTTTGATGTAGTAAGTCTTGGGCTAATTTATGGCGTTAGCGTCGATGAAAATAAAAACGCCACAATCACAATGACTCTATCGACTCGCTCATGCCCATTACACGAAATGATGATAGAGTGGGTAAGAAATGGCGCAAGTAGCGTAGATGGCGTAAAAAATGTCCAAATCGAACTTGTTTGGGAGCCAGCGTGGAATATCGAAATGGCGCAAGATCATGTCAAAAAAGCACTTGGCAAAATTTGA
- a CDS encoding Ppx/GppA phosphatase family protein: MPKRVGVIDLGSNSARLVIFERTSRFGFFILAEHKIKVRLGEGAYENGGVLQPAAMQKCLDAFVEFKELLQKYGAKRVLCVGTSALRDAPNGGEFIKLVFKKTKIAIRKIDGESEAYFGGYAAHNLLSDFKEGVSVDIGGGSTELARIKNGKIEAKISLNLGTVRLKELFFDKGDMGGLYGYVNEAISAVGDEFASSNLIAMGGSARALSNAIMAIENYPIKIVHNYCYDYEKYAPFFSKLIGAKTLELAKFPIKKERYDTIREGAIIFSEIAKKIGAKSVITSGVGVREGVFLGSILHGANLPKNFNPSLKSLQDRFASESSHADKFAKALFSVFFSLHKLEDRYISPLCYAAKLCEIGARLGFYAKHESAASMVLNGLNYRTSHEQKALIAAIIAMHGKPNLSPNFANLSEILPNERTLAWLSFLCEFARILNENALKNLEFKFENLTLQITGAKNKLMLKDSLRKLPKPAVFAINFI; encoded by the coding sequence ATGCCAAAACGCGTTGGAGTGATTGATTTAGGCTCAAATTCTGCCAGATTAGTGATTTTTGAGCGAACGAGCAGATTTGGGTTTTTTATCCTTGCAGAGCACAAAATCAAAGTCCGCCTAGGCGAGGGCGCGTATGAAAATGGCGGAGTTTTGCAACCAGCGGCTATGCAAAAATGCCTTGACGCGTTTGTGGAATTTAAAGAATTGCTCCAAAAATACGGCGCCAAAAGGGTGCTTTGCGTAGGCACTTCTGCACTGCGCGACGCTCCAAATGGGGGCGAGTTTATCAAGCTAGTTTTTAAAAAAACCAAAATCGCAATCCGCAAAATAGACGGCGAGAGTGAGGCGTATTTTGGAGGATACGCCGCACACAATCTCCTTAGCGATTTCAAAGAGGGCGTGAGCGTGGATATCGGCGGAGGCTCGACTGAGCTTGCGCGCATTAAAAATGGCAAAATCGAGGCTAAAATTTCGCTAAATTTAGGCACCGTTCGCCTAAAAGAGCTATTTTTCGACAAAGGCGATATGGGCGGGCTATATGGCTATGTAAATGAGGCAATCAGCGCAGTTGGCGACGAATTTGCCAGCTCAAATTTAATCGCTATGGGCGGTTCGGCAAGAGCGCTAAGCAATGCCATAATGGCGATTGAGAATTATCCGATTAAAATCGTGCATAATTACTGCTATGATTACGAAAAATACGCGCCGTTTTTTAGCAAATTAATCGGCGCAAAAACCCTAGAACTAGCCAAATTTCCGATAAAAAAAGAGCGTTACGACACGATTAGAGAGGGTGCGATAATTTTTAGCGAGATTGCTAAAAAAATCGGCGCAAAAAGCGTGATTACAAGCGGTGTGGGCGTGCGAGAGGGTGTGTTTTTGGGCTCGATTTTGCATGGGGCAAATTTGCCAAAGAATTTCAACCCAAGCCTAAAAAGTCTGCAAGATAGATTTGCTAGCGAAAGCTCGCACGCAGACAAGTTCGCCAAAGCCCTTTTTAGCGTGTTTTTCTCCCTTCACAAGCTAGAAGACAGATACATTAGCCCGCTTTGCTACGCTGCCAAACTTTGCGAGATTGGCGCAAGGCTTGGCTTTTATGCCAAACACGAAAGCGCAGCTTCCATGGTGCTAAATGGGCTAAACTACCGCACGAGCCACGAGCAAAAAGCCCTAATCGCGGCGATTATTGCAATGCACGGCAAGCCAAATTTAAGCCCAAATTTTGCAAATTTAAGCGAAATTTTACCAAATGAGCGAACATTAGCGTGGCTTAGCTTTTTGTGCGAATTCGCTAGGATTTTAAATGAAAACGCACTTAAAAATTTGGAGTTTAAATTCGAAAATTTAACCCTGCAAATCACTGGCGCAAAAAACAAATTAATGCTCAAAGACAGCCTGCGCAAACTCCCAAAACCAGCTGTTTTTGCGATAAATTTTATATAA